One genomic segment of Desulfovibrio sp. JC010 includes these proteins:
- a CDS encoding AMP-binding protein → MTLQDTPTLKNALALSAEKYADRPAVCFVGEAPMTYRNFKELVDDVSLLLHSRSITKGDKIAILGENMPNWGAAYLAITCMGAVAIPILTEFHEGAVHHILRHSEAKAIFVSERLKHKVEEYESDNLHTVITLNDFSLSTDDGLRQSFKEGMAQARKSFEQVKEQVKERISKELEKYTDMGKEYVRPSTEIDVDDVAAILYTSGTTGSSKGVILTHRNIVFNAIASADIVDVTTEDRLVSVLPLAHTFECTLGMVLPLIHGASIHYLRKPPTPKTLLPAMGKVQPTMLLIVPLIIEKIFKNRVQPKLKGSGIMRNVMKLGAARKKLYAVAGKKLMEAFGGQLRCMPIGGAFLAPEVEDFLMHAGLPYTVGYGMTETSPLVSGEPPRSARFRSAGRLLKGMEIKIDNPDPETGEGEILVKGPNVMQGYYKAPKVTEEVLMEDGFLRTGDLGYIDEDGYIFLRGRLKNVIIGPSGENIYPEEIESLISECDYILESLVYRADGRLVARVHLDYENLDEKLGTGKMIESKAREAVEMHLDSIKKTVNGKVSSFAKLSKVIEQVEPFEKTPTKKIKRYLYIDIEENQKR, encoded by the coding sequence TTGACCTTGCAAGACACCCCGACCCTGAAAAATGCGCTGGCACTGAGTGCCGAGAAATATGCCGATCGCCCCGCTGTCTGCTTTGTGGGTGAAGCCCCCATGACCTACAGAAATTTCAAAGAGCTGGTGGACGATGTTTCCCTGCTCCTGCACAGCCGCAGCATCACCAAGGGTGATAAAATTGCCATACTGGGCGAGAATATGCCTAACTGGGGTGCTGCCTATCTTGCCATCACCTGCATGGGTGCAGTTGCCATTCCGATACTTACTGAATTTCACGAAGGTGCAGTGCATCACATTCTGCGCCATTCCGAAGCCAAAGCCATCTTCGTTTCCGAACGCTTGAAACACAAGGTGGAAGAGTACGAATCCGACAACCTGCATACCGTCATCACGCTCAATGACTTTTCACTTTCCACTGATGACGGACTGCGCCAGAGCTTTAAAGAAGGTATGGCTCAAGCGCGCAAATCCTTTGAACAAGTCAAAGAGCAGGTCAAGGAAAGAATCAGCAAAGAACTTGAAAAATACACGGACATGGGCAAGGAATACGTTCGCCCGTCAACAGAAATCGATGTTGATGACGTTGCCGCCATACTGTACACATCCGGCACCACGGGAAGCTCCAAAGGCGTCATACTCACGCACCGCAATATAGTATTCAACGCCATAGCAAGTGCCGATATCGTTGATGTGACCACCGAGGACCGTCTTGTTTCAGTCCTGCCGCTGGCACACACCTTCGAATGTACGCTGGGCATGGTCCTGCCGCTTATTCACGGTGCTTCCATTCATTATCTCCGCAAACCGCCAACGCCTAAAACCCTGCTTCCGGCCATGGGCAAAGTCCAACCGACCATGCTGCTCATCGTGCCGCTGATCATTGAAAAAATCTTCAAGAACCGCGTCCAGCCCAAGCTCAAGGGGTCCGGCATCATGCGTAACGTCATGAAGCTCGGTGCCGCCCGTAAAAAGCTCTATGCTGTCGCCGGTAAAAAACTCATGGAAGCCTTTGGAGGACAGCTTCGCTGCATGCCCATCGGCGGTGCCTTTCTGGCTCCTGAAGTCGAAGACTTCCTCATGCATGCAGGTCTGCCCTATACTGTCGGCTACGGCATGACCGAGACCAGCCCGCTCGTCTCCGGAGAACCTCCCAGGTCCGCCCGCTTCCGTTCTGCCGGGCGTCTTCTCAAGGGCATGGAAATAAAGATCGACAATCCCGATCCCGAGACCGGCGAAGGTGAAATTCTGGTCAAAGGCCCCAACGTCATGCAGGGCTACTACAAGGCACCGAAAGTCACGGAAGAAGTTCTCATGGAAGACGGTTTTCTGCGCACCGGAGATCTCGGTTACATTGACGAAGACGGTTACATTTTCCTGCGTGGTCGCCTGAAAAACGTGATCATCGGCCCCAGTGGCGAAAATATTTATCCCGAAGAAATCGAATCCCTTATCAGCGAATGTGATTACATTTTGGAATCGCTCGTCTATCGCGCTGATGGCAGACTGGTTGCCCGCGTTCATCTCGACTATGAAAATCTTGATGAAAAACTCGGCACCGGAAAAATGATTGAATCGAAAGCCCGCGAAGCCGTGGAGATGCATCTTGACTCCATCAAAAAGACCGTCAACGGCAAGGTCTCCAGCTTTGCAAAGCTCTCCAAGGTAATCGAACAGGTCGAGCCGTTTGAAAAAACGCCTACCAAAAAAATTAAACGCTATCTCTATATTGATATTGAAGAGAACCAGAAGCGATAA